A genome region from Arachis duranensis cultivar V14167 chromosome 6, aradu.V14167.gnm2.J7QH, whole genome shotgun sequence includes the following:
- the LOC107495006 gene encoding GDSL esterase/lipase At1g28600: protein MAWFMRVWIFLLLLLEEAAGGSISSSSSSRRCYKRVYSFGDSLADTGNTLYGSSTLPQASEIIPSLNLPYGETYFHHPTGRWSDGRLIIDFIAEQMGIPLVKPYLGIKSGKIKDWNPTMEGVNFAVGGATALDSSFFIDKGIFASNNYTLSVQLDWFMNLLPSLSNSSSGLKEILGSSLFLVGEIGGNDFNHPLKEHKSIKEIRKYVPLVINEISSAINKLIEVGAQTLVVPGNFPIGCNFKYLTMFQTSNKSEYDEAGCLKSLNKFAQYYNDMLYAELNRLRLLHPTTTIIYADYYNSALRLYRSPTQFGITEPISSACCPLTDVNNPTDLHCGSPGVIACVDPSQYIPWDGWHLTEAAYKLIAQGLFNGPFTNPKLDLSCVHNSEI from the exons ATGGCTTGGTTTATGAGAGTATggatctttcttcttcttcttcttgaggaGGCTGCAGGTGGGTCCATTTCAAGCAGCAGTTCAAGCCGGCGGTGCTACAAAAGAGTGTACAGCTTCGGAGATTCCCTTGCGGACACTGGAAACACCTTATACGGATCTTCCACTCTCCCTCAGGCGTCAGAGATAATTCCGTCATTAAATCTTCCATACGGAGAAACCTACTTTCATCACCCAACTGGAAGATGGTCGGATGGCCGTCTCATCATTGATTTCATTG CTGAGCAAATGGGGATTCCGCTGGTGAAACCATACCTGGGAATCAAGAGCGGTAAAATAAAAGATTGGAATCCAACAATGGAGGGAGTGAATTTTGCTGTTGGGGGTGCCACTGCCTTGGATTCTAGCTTCTTTATAGACAAGGGTATATTTGCTTCAAACAACTATACCCTAAGTGTACAGTTAGATTGGTTCATGAACTTGctcccttctctctctaactCTTCTTCAG GGTTGAAAGAAATTCTTGGGAGCTCTTTGTTTCTTGTGGGAGAGATTGGTGGAAACGATTTCAACCATCCTCTCAAAGAACATAAGAGTataaaagaaatcagaaaatatgTGCCCCTTGTGATTAATGAAATCTCTTCAGCTATCAAT AAATTGATCGAGGTGGGAGCACAAACTCTCGTGGTACCAGGAAACTTTCCTATTGGGTGCAACTTCAAGTATTTGACAATGTTCCAAACTTCAAATAAGAGTGAATATGATGAAGCTGGTTGTCTAAAGTCGTTAAACAAGTTTGCTCAATACTATAACGACATGCTTTATGCTGAACTTAATCGACTTCGACTGCTTCATCCCACTACAACTATCATCTATGCAGATTATTACAATTCTGCCCTCAGATTATATCGTTCTCCAACACAATTTG GTATTACAGAACCAATTTCAAGTGCATGTTGTCCGCTGACAGATGTAAACAATCCTACTGATTTGCATTGTGGCAGCCCAGGAGTCATAGCTTGTGTTGATCCATCTCAATACATTCCTTGGGATGGATGGCATCTTACTGAGGCAGCATATAAATTGATTGCCCAAGGTTTATTCAATGGACCATTTACTAATCCTAAACTTGATCTTTCATGTGTACATAATTCAGAAATATAA